Proteins co-encoded in one Pseudarthrobacter chlorophenolicus A6 genomic window:
- a CDS encoding efflux RND transporter permease subunit produces the protein MFRLAHLSLANRALIALITIFASVFGVITMSSLKQELIPSIEFPQITVLTSMPGASPEVVDKQVSGPLETALNGVEGLESTSSTSRNGVSQITMVFTYGSNLDRARNQIDRAISNAKRTLPADVQPQAIAGSISDFPIVFLAVSSDKPLSELNTDLQRLSVPRLQKIDGVRGADVTGGATQHIEILPRPETMAASGATIASLRDTLSNNGALVPAGTLEEQGKTLSLQIGSPVDSLDAVKALPVSGAKDGATIGSVADVAIKDDERTSITRTNGAETLAVSVTKKPEGDTVAISHAVRDSLDELAAELGSNARFTPVFDQAPFIEKSIKDLTTEGLLGLGFAVAVILVFLMSARSTLVTAVSIPLSLLITFIGLSATGYSLNILTLGALTIAIGRVVDDSIVVIENIKRHLTYGEDKVTAILTAIREVAGAITASTLTTVAVFLPIAFVGELAGELFRPFALTVTIALLASLLVSLTIVPVLAYWFLKSPAPSGAGSRADADAARAAAQEKEQRSRLQRGYLPILTKTQKHPVLTLVAAVLVLGATAAMTPLLATNLLGNSGQNSLTVRQVLPAGTSLADTSAAAVRLEEVLRGIDGIKDVQVTSGNAQAGFAALVSSGSSNSTFTVVTDEKADQDRLQETVRTELAKVPDSGKVSVGTQQGGFGTSSTVDITLKAASTQDLQAASDAMVKAMTGVPGTSEVETNLAASQPVVQVKVDRAKAVAAGLNEEQVAGVLAATISPVPAGTVRIDTNDFPVRIGQGTRFTSIDAVRNIPLPAAGRPVTLGSIASVEQVDIPVSITASNGQRTAKVSVTPSGSNLGAVSTEVQSRLGGVGLPAGVTAEIGGATTQQAESFRQLGLALLAAIAIVYVIMVATFKSLVQPLILLVSVPFAATGAVALLLVTGVPLGLPSLIGMLMLVGIVVTNAIVLIDLINQYRQPRTGPAGTTLPGMNVADAITHGARQRLRPILMTALATVFALTPMAMGLTGGGGFISQPLAVVVIGGLVSSTALTLVLVPVLYRLVEGRRERKALLRDLQAQPELGPPADVDAEFRDWTTGDVPRVSGRRAAPGSPD, from the coding sequence ATGTTCCGGCTGGCACACCTATCACTGGCGAACCGGGCGCTGATCGCGCTGATCACCATCTTTGCTTCGGTCTTCGGCGTGATCACCATGTCGTCGCTGAAGCAGGAACTCATCCCATCCATTGAGTTCCCGCAGATCACTGTGCTGACCTCCATGCCGGGCGCCTCGCCGGAGGTGGTGGACAAGCAGGTCAGCGGCCCGCTCGAAACGGCCCTGAACGGCGTGGAGGGGCTGGAGTCCACCTCCTCAACGTCCCGCAACGGCGTTTCGCAGATCACGATGGTGTTCACTTACGGTTCCAACCTGGACCGGGCACGGAACCAGATCGACCGGGCCATCTCCAACGCCAAGCGCACCCTGCCGGCCGACGTACAGCCGCAGGCCATCGCCGGAAGCATCAGCGATTTCCCCATCGTCTTCCTGGCGGTGTCCTCGGACAAGCCGCTCAGCGAACTCAACACCGATCTCCAGCGGCTGAGCGTTCCCCGGCTGCAGAAGATCGACGGCGTCCGCGGCGCCGATGTCACCGGCGGCGCCACCCAGCACATCGAGATCCTTCCGCGCCCCGAGACGATGGCTGCCTCCGGCGCCACCATCGCCTCCCTCCGCGATACGCTCTCCAACAATGGAGCCCTGGTCCCGGCCGGCACGCTGGAAGAGCAGGGCAAGACGCTCTCGCTGCAGATCGGCAGCCCGGTCGACTCGCTCGACGCCGTCAAGGCCCTTCCCGTGTCCGGCGCCAAGGACGGGGCCACCATCGGGTCCGTGGCCGACGTCGCCATCAAGGACGACGAACGCACGTCCATCACCCGGACCAATGGAGCCGAAACCCTCGCGGTGTCCGTCACCAAAAAGCCCGAAGGGGACACGGTGGCCATCTCCCATGCAGTGAGGGACAGCCTGGACGAGCTGGCAGCGGAGCTTGGCTCAAACGCCAGGTTCACGCCGGTCTTCGACCAGGCCCCCTTCATTGAGAAGTCCATCAAGGACCTGACCACCGAGGGCCTCCTGGGGCTGGGGTTCGCCGTCGCGGTCATCCTGGTCTTCCTGATGTCGGCCCGTTCCACCCTGGTGACAGCGGTATCCATCCCGCTGTCCCTGCTCATCACGTTCATTGGGCTCTCGGCTACCGGCTACTCCCTGAACATCCTCACCCTCGGCGCCCTCACCATCGCCATCGGCCGTGTAGTGGACGACTCCATCGTGGTGATCGAGAACATCAAGCGGCACCTCACTTACGGCGAGGACAAGGTCACCGCCATCCTCACCGCCATCCGTGAAGTGGCCGGGGCCATCACGGCGTCCACCCTCACCACCGTGGCTGTGTTCCTGCCCATCGCCTTTGTGGGTGAACTGGCCGGCGAGCTGTTCAGGCCCTTCGCCCTGACGGTCACCATCGCACTGCTGGCGTCCCTCCTGGTGTCCCTGACCATTGTGCCGGTGCTGGCGTACTGGTTCCTCAAGAGCCCCGCGCCGTCCGGTGCCGGCTCACGCGCCGACGCCGACGCCGCCCGGGCAGCGGCGCAGGAGAAGGAACAGCGCAGCCGGCTCCAGCGCGGCTACCTGCCCATCCTCACCAAGACGCAGAAGCACCCCGTCCTGACCCTGGTGGCTGCCGTCCTGGTGCTCGGTGCCACGGCAGCGATGACACCGCTGCTGGCCACCAACCTGCTGGGCAACTCCGGCCAGAACAGCCTGACGGTGCGCCAGGTGCTTCCGGCAGGCACCAGCCTGGCGGACACCAGCGCCGCAGCCGTCCGCCTCGAAGAGGTGCTGCGCGGAATCGACGGGATCAAGGACGTCCAGGTCACCTCCGGCAACGCGCAGGCCGGGTTCGCCGCACTGGTGTCCTCCGGCTCGTCGAATTCCACCTTCACGGTGGTAACGGACGAGAAGGCGGACCAGGACCGGCTGCAGGAAACGGTCCGCACTGAGCTGGCCAAAGTCCCGGACTCCGGCAAGGTGTCCGTGGGGACCCAGCAGGGCGGCTTCGGCACTTCCTCCACCGTGGACATCACCCTCAAGGCTGCCAGTACGCAGGACCTGCAAGCAGCCAGCGACGCAATGGTGAAGGCCATGACGGGCGTGCCCGGCACCAGCGAGGTGGAAACCAACCTCGCCGCTAGCCAGCCGGTGGTCCAGGTCAAGGTGGACCGGGCCAAGGCAGTGGCGGCGGGCCTGAATGAGGAGCAGGTGGCGGGCGTCCTTGCTGCCACCATCAGCCCGGTCCCTGCCGGAACTGTCCGGATCGACACCAACGACTTTCCTGTGAGGATCGGCCAGGGAACCAGGTTCACCAGCATCGACGCCGTCCGTAACATCCCCCTTCCGGCAGCCGGAAGGCCTGTCACCCTGGGCAGCATAGCGTCCGTGGAACAGGTGGATATTCCGGTGTCCATCACGGCGAGCAACGGCCAGCGCACCGCAAAGGTGTCCGTGACGCCGTCGGGATCCAACCTCGGTGCCGTCAGTACCGAGGTTCAGTCCCGCCTCGGAGGCGTCGGGCTGCCTGCGGGTGTAACCGCTGAGATCGGCGGCGCCACGACGCAGCAGGCAGAGTCCTTCCGGCAGTTGGGGCTGGCGCTGCTGGCTGCGATCGCCATCGTGTATGTCATCATGGTGGCCACCTTCAAATCCCTGGTCCAGCCGCTGATCCTGCTGGTGTCCGTGCCGTTCGCCGCCACGGGGGCCGTTGCCCTGCTGCTGGTCACCGGTGTTCCCCTGGGCCTGCCCTCGCTGATCGGCATGCTGATGCTGGTGGGCATCGTGGTCACCAACGCCATTGTGCTGATCGACCTCATCAACCAGTACCGGCAGCCACGAACCGGCCCCGCCGGGACAACCCTGCCGGGAATGAACGTTGCGGATGCGATCACCCACGGCGCCCGTCAACGCCTCCGGCCCATCCTGATGACGGCGCTGGCGACAGTTTTCGCGCTGACTCCGATGGCGATGGGACTCACTGGCGGCGGCGGCTTCATTTCCCAGCCGCTGGCCGTGGTGGTGATCGGCGGCCTGGTCTCGTCCACAGCCCTGACCCTGGTCCTGGTTCCTGTCCTGTACCGGCTCGTGGAGGGACGGCGGGAACGGAAGGCACTCCTCCGCGACCTGCAGGCGCAGCCGGAACTTGGGCCGCCAGCCGACGTCGATGCCGAGTTCCGCGACTGGACCACCGGCGATGTGCCGAGGGTCAGCGGACGCCGCGCCGCACCCGGCAGCCCCGACTGA